From one Mya arenaria isolate MELC-2E11 chromosome 4, ASM2691426v1 genomic stretch:
- the LOC128231498 gene encoding microtubule-associated protein futsch-like has translation MDKEESEGTILSEEGDEELGSEEMETEGSGSEEESEGSEDDDDDEDGEEESGEDDDEDESENEGEMEEDEDWSTDEDDEDEEGEDDDDGDDNEEVESEKDEKTGAKLLEEQSDSDGEGETCPICLNRFRDQDVGTPESCDHVFCLECIQEWAKNTNACPLDRQVFKLILCKHGIDDVIYKKIPVEERHLTDNVEEEEQEATYCEMCHRSDREDRLLLCDGCDEGYHLDCLTPPLLAVPVDEWFCPQCAHRQAQEQAQEEEDADYVMTSGAHPRRQIGRTMTLQRVRHAIEEIREARTRRMRNRAIVSDEEDTSDIHEPQAGSSSTTVRKSTPRKSPTKRKTTRKRRKTTRKRKTTRKKKSTKTKSTGKTPTKKTTTKTASGKSPAKGTKRKTRRKRKTRKRRTKKKTSRRARTAKPALVSTAKSRIAGALGLSSPPVGCTIPRQKLKVEKTFDMIRAESGASTFSIFGNREELHHFDDECDTPSPNPPQSKYSRQALSSHKPIGRIPQASQKQPQSTPSQPQSSNSGASGGPLDLLSSIMESQKRLNLSGKHVTINRDGSLITKTEDSSSKSSEKPQSSQTLFRSSFAAVDMTNEKTPSVLSTLKTKNDDNDVYDPAHPTDELEDCEAEFSDDSDAKPVDVNNSEKTNEGAADTIDEYDPAHPTDDVSSEDDNVESAEEIQPNVNETDTDGGENEGSSSDVLKTDFSALQDTNEDSLDFVLAKGTVDEDDFQLEKDTDELQKEDTSSSKNLEADDTSVKCVDLKPELKPEKVSTEVQLAPQKKIEKEQVESKPIVENKDFEDSDSKNKKKSPEKLSPLKILSNISPKKSPSIKVTETSKKSPGSAKPFEINRKALFEKQRLWGKVDFSADVDFSEGAFPETFKLDTKTIEDAFKDTKAKAEKLEPEVKAIDNKDSEPEVKETNLKGNAKAEKGSSIEKDCPKEKVKDSVSKSSEKVKGVDNVSEDLKGAKTESKSKKSKDEKVYLSGKFKPLDKDEISSSKKMTVSDRFKKIGESSKVSDTIEEEDPIHEMRKLDKQLSLEFGESDYGKKKDKDQKKVKRKVSVDSEEVYIEKRHRKESKDGRKVDLGYKLVHEEYEEGEVDDDVKTREKRKKDRKKKKYSDDNEDIDTRIVIQVTQNTENRTVWEEDEKEKRKKRGREDRKRENDRDKDGKRDRKHRRVKSRSRSHERKNRSRSKDRKRSTSRSRDRLRRKRKDRSRDKSVSRDRSLDRSHKKKKKDKSRERNRSRSRERERSRREWSREKSREKEWSRERDWSAERGRGRDSKRSREDSFERVDIFGRAKSPFSRKEFLKVKERDRKNSGKLSDLLDNDMSLVKKSRYDEISSDSDKMSPETLNRIEKIETVSRIETSRDRVALPYVEHEDKDDEFDDEPEETEQFQYTDRDEFLGQNKSKQQRQNLITIGVSGDFDPKKPQPPLPEPLSAPTPPLPPQFPPPPPGPPPQGPPPGSILIQEPPPGQGILGEGPILLQGPPPPMDGPPPGLLQQRPNISLPMNINVMPPGFHRGLPPTITPQRQLIMSPMRQAIPRMHPSQFGGQRLPGQLINGPFEDGPHNFPPGHPQFSGVSGEPPQQLIPISTNTPPPNIVSISVDESNHVLAPPRGPESRLIHLGPDPRAPPPRLPIPLLPTASEASISAMVTRPPPSTSMMSMPPPSGNIGHPPNSVSAILGLARMGAGAPPMGDQIRPMQALNQLEKISELLNTQSKLMTIKHVNGDEFGMNKNSSDGVFKVPLPPGMKGGRLEPETNEVVDMDMGSPIMDEGNIELPVSPQFDNLIDNPEDLLEEDFNKKMQKLNDKDSGRHENSEKDKSATPAKIKDLKESESGKKDSPKKSREDRHHRKHSKENRHHSRRHKEVGDQDLKEKALKDAHIDLDSHDVTSAVEMTNKEKYLKKLHLQERVVEEVKMAVKPFYSSKRINKDQYKEILRKAVPKICHSKSGNINPNKIKNLVEAYVDKMSKPDMDSPPSDDISPGPKANGERVKTVKTGR, from the exons atggaTAAAGAAGAATCAGAAGGAACTATTTTAAGTGAAGAGGGAGATGAAGAGTTAGGTAGTGAGGAGATGGAAACTGAAGGATCAGGAAGTGAAGAAGAGAGTGAGGGTTCTGaggatgacgatgatgatgaagatgggGAGGAAGAGTCAGGtgaagatgatgatgaggatgaaaGTGAAAATGAAGGGGAGATGGAGGAGGATGAAG ATTGGTCCACTGATGAGGATGATGAAGATGAGGAAGgggaggatgatgatgatggtgatgataatgAAGAAGTTGAGAGTGAGAAAGATGAGAAAACTGGTGCTAAGCTGCTTGAGGAGCAGAGTGACTCTGATGGGGAGGGGGAAACATGCCCTATCTGTCTGAACAG GTTTCGAGATCAAGATGTGGGGACCCCAGAGTCGTGTGACCATGTTTTCTGTCTGGAGTGCATTCAGGAATGGGCAAAG AACACAAATGCATGTCCTCTGGATCGTCAGGTGTTCAAACTGATACTGTGTAAACATGGAATAGATGATGTCATCTACAAAAAG ATTCCTGTTGAAGAGCGTCATCTAACTGATAATGTTGAAGAGGAGGAGCAGGAGGCAACATATTGCGAGATGTGTCACCGTAGCGACCGGGAGGACCGCCTACTGCTGTGTGACGGCTGTGACGAGGGTTACCATCTCGATTGTCTCACTCCACCCCTCTTGGCTGTACCCGTAGATGAGTGGTTCTGTCCACAGTGTGCTCATAGACAAG CTCAAGAGCAAGCCCAGGAAGAGGAAGATGCCGATTATGTGATGACATCTGGCGCCCACCCACGACGTCAAATTGGGCGCACCATGACTCTGCAGCGCGTTAGACACGCGATTGAAGAGATACGAGAGGCTCGGACTCGTAGGATGAGAAACCGGGCTATCGTTTCTGATGAGGAG GATACAAGTGACATTCACGAGCCACAAGCTGGATCTTCATCAACTACAGTGAGAAAATCCACCCCAAGGAAATCCCCAACAAAGAGAAAAACCACAAGAAAACGCAGAAAAACGACCCGGAAAAGAAAAACTACCAGGAAGAAAAAAAGTACTAAAACAAAAAGTACAGGAAAAACACCAAcaaaaaagacaacaacaaaaacagcaagTGGAAAAAGTCCTGCTAAAGgaactaaaagaaaaacaagaagaaaGAGAAAAACAAGGAAGAGAAGGACAAAGAAG aaaacatcAAGAAGAGCGCGTACAGCAAAGCCAGCTCTAGTGTCAACAGCAAAGAGCCGAATAGCAGGAGCATTGGGACTCTCCTCTCCTCCAGTTGGCTGTACCATCCCCCGCCAGAAACTAAAAGTCGAGAAAACTTTTGATATGATTCGGGCTGAGAGTGGAGCTAGCACATTCTCCATATTTGGAAATAGAGAGGAACTCCATCATTTTGATGA TGAGTGTGATACTCCATCTCCAAATCCTCCCCAGAGTAAATATTCTCGACAGGCACTTAGTTCCCACAAGCCAATAGGCAGAATACCACAGGC TAGCCAGAAGCAACCCCAATCCACCCCATCCCAGCCCCAATCATCAAACAGCGGGGCGAGTGGCGGGCCGCTAGACCTGCTAAGCTCCATTATGGAGAGCCAAAAACGGCTCAACCTCTCGGGCAAACATGTCACCATCAACAGGGATG GGTCTCTGATCACTAAAACAGAGGATTCCTCATCAAAGTCATCAGAGAAGCCCCAATCTTCACAGACATTATTCAGGTCTTCATTTGCTGCAGTGGATATGACCAATGAAAAAACCCCATCTGTTCTGTCaacattaaaaactaaaaatgatgataatgacgTTTATGATCCTGCTCATCCGACAGATGAGTTAGAAGACTGTGAAGCAGAGTTTAGTGATGATAGTGATGCTAAACCTGTGGATGTAAATAATAGTGAGAAAACAAATGAAGGAGCTGCTGACACTATTGATGAATATGATCCTGCTCATCCGACAGATGATGTAAGTTCTGAAGATGACAACGTTGAAAGTGCTGAGGAGATACAGCCTAATGTTAATGAGACTGATACAGATGGTGGTGAGAATGAGGGTAGTAGTAGTGATGTATTAAAAACTGATTTTTCTGCTTTACAAGATACAAATGAAGATTCTTTGGATTTTGTTTTAGCAAAAGGCACTGTTGATGAAGATGACTTTCAGTTAGAAAAAGATACTGATGAATTACAAAAGGAAGATACTAGTTCTTCTAAAAATCTTGAAGCAGATGATACTTCTGTAAAATGTGTTGATCTTAAACCTGAGCTAAAACCTGAAAAAGTTTCAACTGAAGTTCAACTCGCACcgcagaaaaaaatagaaaaagaacaAGTTGAGTCTAAAcctattgttgaaaataaagaCTTCGAGGACTCTGACAgtaaaaataagaagaaatcCCCTGAAAAACTCTCCCCTTTAAAAATCCTTTCAAATATTTCGCCAAAAAAGTCACCAAGTATCAAAGTAACAGAAACTAGTAAAAAATCACCAGGTAGTGCTAAACCATTTGAAATTAACAGAAAAGctctttttgaaaaacaaagatTGTGGGGAAAAGTTGATTTCTCTGCAGATGTTGATTTTAGTGAAGGAGCATTTCCTGAAACGTTTAAACTTGATACAAAAACAATTGAAGATGCATTTAAAGATACTAAAGCTAAAGCTGAAAAATTGGAGCCAGAAGTAAAAGCGATTGATAATAAAGATTCAGAACCTGAAGTTAAAGAGACTAATCTGAAAGGTAATGCAAAAGCGGAAAAAGGTTCATCTATAGAAAAGGACTGTCCTAAGGAAAAAGTAAAAGACAGTGTAAGTAAGTCAAGTGAAAAGGTGAAAGGAGTGGATAATGTATCTGAGGATTTAAAAGGTGCTAAGACTGAATCTAAGTCGAAAAAATCTAAAGATGAAAAGGTTTACTTAAGTGGTAAGTTTAAGCCACTTGATAAAGATGAAATTTCTTCGAGTAAGAAAATGACTGTTAGTGATAGGTTTAAGAAAATAGGTGAATCTTCAAAAGTTAGTGACACTATTGAGGAAGAAGATCCTATACATGAAATGCGGAAGTTAGATAAACAGTTGTCTCTAGAATTTGGTGAGTCTGATTATGGAAAGAAAAAAGACAAAGACCAAAAGAAAGTAAAACGAAAAGTAAGTGTTGATAGTGAGGAGGTTTATATAGAAAAGAGACATAGAAAAGAGTCAAAAGACGGCAGGAAGGTTGATCTTGGTTACAAGTTAGTTCATGAGGAATATGAAGAGGGTGaagttgatgatgatgttaagACGAGAGAAAAACGTAAGAAAGATAGAAAGAAGAAAAAGTATTCTGATGATAATGAAGACATTGACACTAGAATAGTGATTCAGGTAACTCAAAATACGGAAAATAGAACTGTTTGGGAGGAAGATGAAAAAGAGAAAAGGAAAAAGCGAGGCAGGGAAGATCGTAAGAGAGAGAACGATAGAGATAAAGATGGTAAGAGAGATAGAAAGCACAGAAGAGTCAAATCAAGGAGTAGGTCACATGAACGAAAAAATAGATCTCGGTCGAAAGATCGCAAAAGATCTACATCTCGTTCTAGAGATAGATTACGAAGAAAACGCAAGGACAGAAGCAGAGATAAAAGTGTGTCAAGAGACAGATCTCTGGATAGATCTcataagaaaaagaagaaggATAAAAGTAGGGAAAGGAACAGAAGTAGAAGCAGGGAAAGAGAAAGAAGTAGAAGGGAATGGAGTAGAGAGAAGAGTAGAGAAAAAGAATGGAGCCGAGAGAGAGATTGGAGTGCGGAGCGAGGTAGAGGTCGAGATAGTAAAAGAAGTAGGGAAGACTCTTTTGAAAGGGTGGACATATTTGGTAGAGCAAAAAGTCCTTTTAGTAGGAAAGAGTTTTTGAAAGTTAAAGAAAGGGATCGTAAAAATTCAGGCAAACTTAGTGATTTATTGGACAATGATATGTCGTTAGTAAAGAAAAGTAGATATGATGAAATTTCTTCAGATTCTGATAAAATGTCCCCTGAGACTCTAAATAGAATCGAAAAAATTGAAACAGTGTCCAGAATTGAAACATCTAGAGATAGAGTCGCTCTTCCATATGTTGAACATGAAGATAAGGATGATGAATTTGATGATGAGCCAGAGGAAACTGAACAGTTCCAATATACGGATAGGGATGAGTTTCTGGGtcaaaacaaaagcaaacaaCAAAGGCAAAACCTTATTACAATTGGTGTTTCTGGTGACTTTGACCCAAAGAAGCCCCAGCCACCATTGCCAGAGCCATTATCTGCACCGACCCCTCCTCTCCCCCCTCAGTTCCCACCACCTCCCCCGGGCCCCCCACCACAGGGCCCACCCCCAGGCAGTATTCTTATTCAGGAACCCCCACCCGGACAGGGAATTCTGGGTGAGGGGCCAATATTGCTCCAGGGTCCTCCACCGCCTATGGATGGACCACCTCCAGGATTGCTACAACAGAGACCAAACATATCACTACCAATGAACATAAATGTTATGCCACCAGGTTTTCATAGAGGTTTGCCTCCTACAATAACACCACAGAGACAGCTTATTATGAGTCCCATGAGGCAAGCTATACCACGGATGCATCCTAGTCAGTTTGGAGGTCAAAGGTTACCTGGACAGTTAATAAATGGGCCATTTGAGGATGGTCCGCATAATTTTCCGCCAGGTCATCCTCAGTTCTCTGGAGTCAGTGGAGAGCCACCTCAGCAACTTATTCCAATCTCAACAAACACGCCGCCACCGAACATAGTGTCAATCTCTGTTGATGAATCTAACCATGTGCTAGCCCCACCCCGAGGGCCAGAATCCCGGCTAATCCACCTTGGACCTGATCCCCGGGCACCCCCACCCCGTCTACCCATCCCTCTACTCCCCACAGCTTCAGAGGCATCCATCTCGGCCATGGTTACCAGACCACCGCCCAGCACTAGTATGATGTCTATGCCACCGCCTTCTGGCAACATTGGGCATCCTCCAAACTCAGTATCCGCGATCCTCGGGTTGGCAAGAATGGGGGCTGGAGCACCACCTATGGGAGATCAGATCAGACCAATGCAGGCATTGAATCAGCTGGAGAAAATAAGTGAGTTGTTAAATACCCAGTCCAAACTgatgactataaaacatgttaatggTGATGAGTTTGGTATGAATAAGAACAGTTCAGATGGTGTGTTTAAAGTGCCACTGCCTCCTGGCATGAAAGGAGGGAGGCTTGAACCAGAGACTAATGAGGTTGTAGACATGGATATGGGATCTCCGATCATGGATGAGGGGAACATTGAACTTCCGGTCTCGCCACAGTTTGATAACCTCATTGACAATCCTGAGGATCTGCTTGAAGAAGACTTCaataagaaaatgcaaaaactgaATGATAAAGACAGCGGCAGGCATGAAAATAGTGAGAAAGACAAGAGTGCAACTCCAGCTAAGATAAAGGACTTAAAAGAATCAGAATCAGGGAAGAAAGATTCTCCGAAGAAGTCGCGAGAAGATCGCCACCACAGGAAACATTCAAAGGAGAATCGCCACCATTCGCGTCGACACAAGGAGGTTGGAGACCAGGACTTGAAGGAGAAAGCTCTTAAAGATGCTCACATTGATCTCGACTCTCATGACGTGACTTCTGCAGTGGAAATGACCAACAAAGAAAAG TACTTGAAGAAGCTCCACCTGCAGGAGCGTGTTGTGGAGGAAGTGAAGATGGCCGTCAAGCCATTCTACTCCAGTAAACGCATCAACAAAGACCAGTACAAGGAGATTCTCAGGAAAGCTGTGCCCAAG atatgCCATAGCAAGAGTGGAAACATCAACCCCAACAAGATCAAGAACCTTGTTGAGGCGTATGTGGACAAAATGTCTAAGCCCGACATGGACTCCCCGCCATCGGACGATATCTCCCCCGGCCCAAAAGCAAACGGGGAGCGGGTTAAAACAGTCAAAACAGGGCGGTGA